The genomic stretch ttttgattaacaaaaaatttagtttacgttaataaaattaattattaactgATTATAAACCGAATTGAATAAATTCGATTTAGCAAAACAGGTAGTAAATCGAATCTAAATGATTCGAATTAGGTGATAAACAAAGTTTAATGAAAATCGAATCAAATTAATTCGATTTAGatatgaatttaaataaaatctaatagaTTTGATTTATCGGTGAACTTGGATTTACACATGTAACCAGCATTAGAGTAAATCGAATGTAATTGTTTCTATTTACAAAGCAGGGAGGTATATAACAACAAACTGCTATACGAAATTTTGTAGAAGAGTGAGATTCACAATGGCTAGTGATGAGAGTTTTGTAGCTCTTGTGCACTATAGAGGGTCCATTGAGAAGAAAGTGCGATCAAGAATTAAGTTCACTGACAAGAACCCACTGAGTATTTTTCTCAAACCTTCGACAAGTTTCGCTGAGTTTAAGAGTACTATACTCCAGAGACTAGGACTGCATGGCGTGAAACGGGTGGAGAAGTTGTTCTATCGAATTCCAATTTTTGTGTTACGCGATGATGTGAAGTATGATTCATTCATTATTAGCAGTGACGAAGATATGCAGGTGCTATTTCATTGTCACCGTCAGTTTCCTGAGGTGAGGACTTCGGAGTTGTTGGCGAAACTTGTGGATGTGGCATCTAGTTCTGGAGGCTCGAACAGGAATACGCACTCCACAGGACATGTAGCCAGCTCTAGTGCATTGCCTGTTGGATTATCGTCAGTAGTGCCGGTGATTGCACCCGAGCCAGACTTAGTGGCTTCACCATCGTTTGCCGTCAATCTGAATCGAAGTTGTGACACATTAGTTGGCGAGGCTGGACTGTTGGGAGACGGTGATTTCGCGGCGCACAGTTCTCCTCCGTGTGTTCCGGTATTTGGAGAGGTTGGAGCACTCGAAGGGGTTGAGGATGCATtgcaggatgatgatgatgatgatgatgtagaGCCCACAATGATTGCTGCGGATGATAGCGAGGAGGAGACACCACGGACGACTCCACCTGTCGATGGGGGAGCATCTAGTTTAGGTACTAATCAGTATCCCCTCCCCCACTTCTCTGCTCTGGACTTGGATGCCATGGCACCTCAGAAAGCTCCCTCTGTATCTGTTGGCTTCGGGGCAAGAGACTCGCAAAATACAGGAGGTGTATATGAGTTTCAGGTCGGCCAACAGTTTCAGGATAAGGAGGAAGTCATGCTTAGCGTGAAGACCTATAGTATTCGTCGCAGGGTTGAGTACAAGGTATTGGAGTCGGATCACCGCAAGTACTATGGCAAGTGCAAGGAGTTCGGGAGCGGGCACGTATGGCTAATCCGGGTTAGCCTCCGCCAGCGCAAGGAATTTGGGAGGTAAAACGGTACAATGGTCCTCATACTTGTCTAGCCACATCGATCTCTAGTGACCACAGAAAACTTGATTATCATGTCATATCGGCTTTCATTATGTCCCTGATCAGAGCTGATGCTGCCATGTCGATTAAGGTACTGCAGAATGCCACAGAGGCACAGATAAGTTTCCATAAATAAGTTTTCGTACATAACTAATATAGAAATACATAAATAAGTTTCCATACATAACTAATGCAGAAATACATAAATAAGCTTCCATACATAACTAATACAGAAACACATAAAACATGTGACGAATCCGCTAAGTCCTCATATGAGATGTGAACCGGTGAAGCAGCGCCGAGGTCGTCTGACCTGCCGGTCTCTATGTGCCAGGGGGACCTCATCACCACCCCTGTCATTGTCACTGTCCAAGTCATCGTTCCCTCCTTGGGGATCTGCATCTGGTGTGACAGCATGTGATGTAGACGGACCGGCCTATGATGAACTGGGCCCCGCGAAAGCAGACGGGGGAGTCCTACCCAGCACCAACGTGTCGTCGATCGGTCCAGATGGAGGCTCGTTTAGCTCGACACCTCTATGATCACCTGAGCCCCCAGCGTTCCCGACCCCACCTCCACTGCCATGACCATCATCGGGTCCTCTGTCATCCCCGTCCCCACCTCCCCTTGGACCCTCGTCCCCCCACTGCCGTGACCATCCAATCTGCCACCGCCAGGGCGGGCACGGCCTCGTCC from Arachis stenosperma cultivar V10309 chromosome 9, arast.V10309.gnm1.PFL2, whole genome shotgun sequence encodes the following:
- the LOC130949916 gene encoding uncharacterized protein LOC130949916, whose product is MASDESFVALVHYRGSIEKKVRSRIKFTDKNPLSIFLKPSTSFAEFKSTILQRLGLHGVKRVEKLFYRIPIFVLRDDVKYDSFIISSDEDMQVLFHCHRQFPEVRTSELLAKLVDVASSSGGSNRNTHSTGHVASSSALPVGLSSVVPVIAPEPDLVASPSFAVNLNRSCDTLVGEAGLLGDGDFAAHSSPPCVPVFGEVGALEGVEDALQDDDDDDDVEPTMIAADDSEEETPRTTPPVDGGASSLGTNQYPLPHFSALDLDAMAPQKAPSVSVGFGARDSQNTGGVYEFQVGQQFQDKEEVMLSVKTYSIRRRVEYKVLESDHRKYYGKCKEFGSGHVWLIRVSLRQRKEFGR